From a region of the Danio aesculapii chromosome 4, fDanAes4.1, whole genome shotgun sequence genome:
- the si:dkey-56d12.4 gene encoding uncharacterized protein si:dkey-56d12.4, with amino-acid sequence MSSIACSVRGCHNNWIKRRNQVHQQCYEHSVTRSECCGAPYDLHPPSKEDEHLRQWLKALNLKQPPKRPYVCSYHFVYGKPTDRHPYPEKQLSYKAPVKKPRRVLKRLSDTDPSVAASNAVDSCEDYLLCMPMNCEAETQWEDLSISDHIYMKSQLKLKPPTSDLGTQCNESVPLYVTLLRKNDLCQLYIGLTLDAFHSVAEHLTITYSNSFQLHPWDQLLMTLMKLRLNLLQSDLAERFVVSQSIVSRVISCWIDIMEENMRDYIPWLPKETIQATMPQCFREQFPNTTCIIDCSETPLQKPHNLDSRGESYSHYYGQNTIKYLVSIAPCGLIMFISPAYGGRCSDKFITANSGFLEYLRPGYEVMADRGFMMSDLLYEKKVKLVIPAFTKKGMQLSEEDTTNTRRIANVRVHVERVICRPKTFKVLSQTVPINLTPKIDKILRICAALCNLRSDIISDVEDE; translated from the exons ATGTCAAGCATTGCATGTTCAGTTCGAGGCTGCCACAACAATTGGATAAAGAGGAGAAACCAAGTACACCAACAGTGTTACGAACACAGTGTGACCCGGTCGGAGTGTTGTGGTGCACCTTACGATTTACATCCGCCGTCTAAAGAAGATGAGCACCTGAGGCAATGGCTGAAGGCGCTCAATTTAAAGCAGCCACCCAAGCGCCCTTACGTGTGTTCTTACCATTTCGTTTATGGGAAGCCGACTGACAGACACCCTTACCCCGAGAAACAGCTCAGCTACAAAGCTCCGGTAAAAAAGCCACGCCGGGTGCTGAAAAGGTTGTCCGATACAG ATCCATCAGTGGCTGCCAGTAATGCGGTGGACAGCTGTGAGGATTACCTTTTGTGCATGCCCATGAACTGTGAAGCAGAAACACAATGGGAGGATCTATCCATCTCTGACCACATCTACATGAAGTCACAGCTCAAACTGAAGCCACCTACAAGTGATTTGGGAACCCAGTGCAATGAGTCAGTGCCACTGTATGTAACTCTACTAAGAAAAAATGACCTTTGTCAGCTCTACATAGGGTTGACATTGGATGC aTTTCATTCAGTTGCAGAGCACCTTACAATTACATACAGCAACAGCTTCCAGCTTCATCCTTGGGATCAGCTCCTAATGACTCTGATGAAGTTGCGTCTTAATTTACTGCAGAGTGATCTTGCTGAAAGGTTTGTTGTTTCTCAATCCATTGTAAGCAGGGTGATTTCATGTTGGATTGACATCATGGAGGAGAACATGAGGGATTACATACCATGGCTTCCCAAGGAAACAATCCAAGCAACGATGCCTCAGTGCTTCAGAGAACAATTTCCAAATACAACCTGCATTATTGACTGTTCTGAGACACCACTTCAAAAGCCACACAACCTTGACTCAAGAGGTGAGTCCTACAGCCATTACTATGGGCAGAACACAATCAAATACCTGGTCTCCATTGCACCATGTGGACTCATCATGTTCATCTCACCTGCGTATGGAGGAAGGTGCAGTGATAAATTCATAACTGCAAACTCTGGTTTCCTTGAATACCTTCGTCCAGGATATGAAGTTATGGCAGATAGAGGCTTCATGATGAGTGATCTCCTCTatgaaaaaaaagtgaaactgGTTATTCCAGCATTCACTAAGAAAGGCATGCAACTCTCGGAGGAAGACACCACCAACACTAGGCGCATTGCCAATGTACGTGTCCATGTTGAGCGGGTAATCTGTAGACCGAAAACCTTCAAAGTCCTCTCTCAAACAGTTCCAATCAACCTCACTCCTAAAATTGACAAAATTTTGAGAATTTGTGCAGCCCTGTGTAACCTACGTAGCGACATAATTTCTGATGTAGAGGatgaataa